The following proteins are encoded in a genomic region of Carnobacterium maltaromaticum DSM 20342:
- a CDS encoding VirB4-like conjugal transfer ATPase, CD1110 family translates to MKLKTKKNVKNEQNMEIENKKIVHLLNKQKKMRGKRQRKEAPVKSAQNVLRYEKMYESGLCDLSNGLFSKSFRFSDVNYQIAQRDDQLNIFSDYCELLNACDSSTHLNVTIMNKKIDIEAFERELFYEKKGDSEDVYRSELNDMLSKTITGGQNGFLKENYLTYSTTAKTIEQAQQYLDRTEQTLMGGFAEMGAECKELKGINRLEVMHHLMKPNDLFHFKYEDLLYSGLTTKSAVAPSSFNFKKNKHSFEIGSGFGQVLYLKDYPSNLTDKLVTELTEIPEELTISIHIDPVDPDKANDLVQKKKMFMDSDKVSAQRTAGKRGYDPDSLPYELNTSIAEANLLLDDMVHHGQKLFYATFLVYVRADTEEQLQDVIEQVLSTGRKNRCGFSRLDYLQLEGINSILPLGKNFVDIQRTLTTASTAIFIPFTAQDLNHEDGKFYGVNETTKNVVRVNRKKLNTPSGFILGSSGTGKGVAKKYEEITTLLKNPNDEIISIDPEDEDSIIGKAFDAQIIKISPSTDTFINLLDISEDLNGEEDPVKLKADFLLSAFETLIGGNTGLSSSSRSIIDRVTRLTYAEYLNTPGTPMPNLKDNWFPILKAQPEEAAKTLALDLELYIEGSLSVFSKPTNVELNKRFIIYNTKQLGSQLKTFGMMVVLEQVWNRVVRNRELGITTWLYVDEMQLLLNDEYCENYFFELWSRIRKWGAIPTGVTQNVETLLLSDKARRMLSNSEFIIMLKQAKSDLDEISSLFGLSYQQEKQLANPSQGAGLIKAGNAIVPFSNIIPNGTKVYDLVTTDPDDRIKLKKKQG, encoded by the coding sequence TTGAAGCTGAAGACAAAAAAGAACGTAAAAAACGAACAGAATATGGAAATTGAAAACAAAAAAATCGTTCATTTATTGAATAAGCAAAAAAAAATGCGTGGTAAGCGACAGCGGAAAGAAGCTCCAGTTAAAAGTGCTCAAAACGTTTTACGTTACGAAAAAATGTATGAAAGTGGATTGTGTGATTTATCAAATGGACTATTTTCAAAAAGTTTTCGTTTCTCAGATGTAAACTACCAAATAGCTCAAAGGGATGATCAACTAAATATTTTTAGTGATTATTGTGAATTGCTAAATGCTTGTGATTCGAGTACGCATTTAAATGTTACGATTATGAATAAAAAGATTGATATTGAGGCTTTTGAAAGGGAACTTTTCTATGAGAAGAAAGGTGATTCTGAAGATGTATATCGAAGTGAACTAAACGACATGTTAAGTAAAACGATTACTGGAGGCCAAAATGGTTTTCTTAAAGAAAACTATTTAACTTATTCAACAACTGCTAAAACAATCGAACAAGCACAACAATACCTTGATAGGACCGAACAAACTCTGATGGGCGGCTTTGCAGAAATGGGAGCCGAATGTAAGGAACTAAAAGGGATAAATCGGTTAGAAGTCATGCACCATTTGATGAAACCAAATGATCTGTTTCATTTCAAGTATGAAGACCTCCTGTATAGTGGGCTTACAACGAAGTCAGCCGTAGCTCCTTCAAGCTTTAACTTTAAGAAAAATAAGCATTCTTTTGAAATAGGTTCAGGTTTCGGTCAAGTTTTATATTTAAAAGATTATCCGTCAAATTTAACGGATAAATTAGTAACAGAATTGACCGAAATACCAGAAGAATTAACTATTTCAATTCATATTGATCCTGTTGATCCGGATAAAGCCAACGATTTGGTTCAAAAGAAAAAAATGTTTATGGATTCTGATAAAGTTTCAGCTCAAAGGACAGCTGGTAAACGTGGATATGATCCGGATTCTTTACCTTATGAATTAAATACGAGTATTGCTGAAGCAAATTTATTATTGGATGACATGGTTCATCATGGACAAAAATTATTTTATGCTACTTTTCTTGTTTATGTAAGAGCAGATACTGAAGAACAATTACAAGATGTAATAGAACAAGTTCTGAGTACAGGTCGTAAAAATAGATGTGGATTTAGCCGTTTAGATTATTTACAGCTTGAGGGTATAAATTCTATTTTGCCATTAGGAAAGAATTTTGTTGATATTCAAAGAACTTTAACTACTGCCAGTACAGCTATTTTTATTCCATTTACAGCTCAGGATCTAAATCATGAGGATGGTAAATTTTATGGCGTTAATGAAACAACCAAGAACGTTGTGAGAGTAAATCGAAAAAAGTTAAATACACCTAGTGGATTTATATTGGGTAGTTCAGGTACAGGAAAAGGGGTTGCTAAAAAATATGAAGAAATAACAACGCTTTTAAAAAATCCCAATGATGAAATTATATCAATTGATCCGGAAGATGAGGATTCAATTATTGGGAAGGCATTTGATGCTCAAATAATTAAGATTTCACCAAGCACAGATACCTTTATCAATCTGTTAGATATATCGGAAGATCTAAATGGCGAAGAAGATCCAGTAAAACTTAAAGCAGATTTTTTATTATCAGCTTTTGAAACACTTATTGGTGGAAATACAGGTTTAAGTTCGTCTTCTCGCTCTATTATTGATCGAGTGACACGCTTGACCTATGCAGAATATTTGAATACGCCTGGAACTCCTATGCCAAATCTCAAAGATAATTGGTTCCCCATATTAAAGGCTCAACCAGAAGAAGCTGCTAAAACGTTAGCTTTAGATTTAGAACTTTATATTGAAGGATCATTGTCTGTTTTTTCTAAACCAACTAATGTGGAGTTGAATAAACGATTTATTATTTATAATACAAAACAATTAGGAAGTCAGCTTAAAACTTTTGGCATGATGGTGGTTTTAGAACAAGTGTGGAATCGAGTGGTTAGAAATAGAGAATTAGGGATAACAACCTGGCTTTATGTTGATGAAATGCAATTGTTGCTAAATGATGAATATTGTGAAAATTACTTTTTTGAACTTTGGAGTCGTATTCGTAAATGGGGAGCAATTCCTACTGGAGTCACTCAGAATGTCGAAACACTCTTACTATCAGATAAAGCACGACGTATGCTAAGTAACAGTGAATTTATCATTATGCTAAAACAAGCTAAAAGTGATTTAGATGAAATCTCTTCACTTTTTGGACTTTCTTATCAACAAGAGAAACAACTTGCTAATCCGAGTCAAGGGGCTGGTTTGATTAAAGCTGGGAATGCAATTGTTCCTTTTTCAAATATTATTCCTAACGGTACGAAAGTTTATGATCTTGTTACAACCGATCCAGATGACCGAATTAAATTGAAAAAAAAACAAGGGTGA
- a CDS encoding VirD4-like conjugal transfer protein, CD1115 family: MKKNAGQIVLFSFIVGLFSFYLFHRIALVFADLSGDVITRANQSLSLVWQDLSRNPINFEFTKQSLQTGAFAFFCCVICGLYISANQRNYRHGEEHGSARWGTAKDSAPFKDKEKSNNVILTQTESLTMKSNLRKRKMKYERNKNVLVVGGAGARKTFGVVKPNLMQLHSSYVLTESKGLLPHETGKMFKDDGYKVKIFDLVNRENCDYFNPFAYIDKEDHVLMVVKNLLKNTDGNVQKSGDPFWDKAETALYCALVSYLKEIGTTEEQTFPMVGMLLREGRVDSDDEALVSPLDMLFNDFKEEYPEHFATKQYDTFKLATFKTARSILICSSVRLMPFDISSIANLVSKDTLELDKLGDEKTILYVCLPDTNETFNFLAAMLYDTLFEVLVYRADNVHKGKLPIPVRCILDEFANIGQIPSFEKKVTTIRSRLISVTIMLQSMSQLKNLYKDTWEDITGSCDSFLYLGGMEETSHQKVSKLVGKETIDILKVSQSFGMQGSYSKSYDKTGRDLIDEGEVANLDNDYCILKIRGVPAFKSKKYDATKHKNYSKLSDSNPDNWYVPNYSLSPMEDFLKNVKIVETFDYSEINKLVS, translated from the coding sequence ATGAAAAAAAATGCTGGTCAAATTGTACTTTTCTCATTTATCGTGGGTCTCTTTTCTTTTTATCTGTTTCATAGAATCGCGTTGGTTTTTGCTGATTTAAGTGGTGATGTAATAACACGAGCTAATCAATCTTTGAGTCTAGTTTGGCAAGATTTAAGTCGTAATCCAATAAATTTTGAATTTACAAAGCAATCACTTCAAACTGGAGCGTTTGCTTTTTTCTGTTGTGTTATTTGTGGATTATATATTTCAGCCAATCAAAGAAACTATAGGCATGGGGAAGAGCATGGTTCAGCTCGATGGGGTACAGCAAAAGACAGCGCACCTTTCAAAGATAAAGAAAAATCGAATAATGTGATTTTGACTCAAACGGAAAGTTTAACAATGAAGTCCAATCTGAGAAAAAGAAAAATGAAATATGAGCGAAATAAGAATGTTTTAGTCGTAGGTGGAGCAGGGGCACGAAAAACGTTTGGTGTTGTAAAGCCCAATTTAATGCAACTTCATTCTTCATACGTACTAACAGAGTCAAAAGGTTTACTCCCACATGAAACTGGAAAAATGTTTAAAGATGATGGGTATAAAGTGAAAATATTTGATTTAGTGAATCGTGAGAATTGTGATTATTTTAACCCTTTTGCGTATATAGACAAAGAGGATCATGTGTTAATGGTAGTTAAAAATTTGTTGAAAAATACGGATGGAAATGTTCAAAAATCAGGTGATCCATTTTGGGATAAGGCTGAAACAGCTCTATATTGTGCGTTGGTTAGCTATTTGAAAGAGATAGGAACTACTGAAGAACAAACATTTCCTATGGTAGGTATGCTCTTACGAGAAGGTCGGGTTGATTCGGACGATGAGGCTTTAGTCAGTCCATTAGACATGCTGTTTAATGACTTTAAAGAAGAGTATCCTGAACATTTTGCAACCAAGCAGTATGATACGTTCAAATTAGCAACATTCAAAACGGCTAGATCAATTCTTATTTGTTCAAGTGTTCGTTTAATGCCATTTGATATCTCTTCAATTGCAAATCTAGTTTCAAAGGATACGCTTGAACTGGATAAACTTGGGGACGAAAAGACGATATTGTACGTTTGTTTACCAGATACGAATGAAACGTTCAATTTTTTAGCAGCTATGCTTTATGATACGCTATTTGAAGTGCTTGTTTATAGAGCGGATAACGTTCATAAAGGGAAATTGCCTATACCTGTAAGGTGTATATTAGATGAATTTGCAAATATAGGTCAAATTCCAAGTTTTGAGAAAAAAGTAACGACAATTCGGAGTCGATTGATTTCTGTTACGATCATGCTTCAAAGTATGTCACAACTAAAAAATCTATATAAAGATACATGGGAAGATATAACAGGATCTTGTGATTCGTTTCTTTATTTAGGTGGGATGGAAGAAACATCACATCAAAAGGTTAGTAAGTTAGTGGGTAAAGAGACGATTGATATTCTAAAAGTGAGTCAAAGTTTTGGGATGCAAGGCTCTTATTCTAAAAGCTATGACAAAACAGGACGGGACCTAATTGATGAGGGCGAAGTGGCCAACCTGGATAATGATTACTGTATATTAAAAATTCGTGGTGTGCCTGCATTTAAATCTAAAAAATATGATGCAACAAAACACAAAAATTACAGTAAATTATCTGACTCAAATCCAGATAATTGGTACGTGCCTAATTATTCATTAAGTCCAATGGAAGACTTTTTAAAAAATGTGAAAATTGTAGAAACTTTTGATTATAGTGAAATTAATAAACTAGTAAGTTAA
- a CDS encoding DUF3801 domain-containing protein, translating to MSDIDERAVDLVIQSSKISANVIIQALKDSQRKVGYIYKDIRKEQKYQKRKKKNAPKTGKQKLDELNQHGRQTAFVPIDDKQDLLELQKELKRYSIDFSIVKEGNETYHVFFKTQDTERFNLALEKVIQDFDKKNAEKLTNESKEVDPEEKKVAAVDDKQVTDSKNEVKDVKDQTDKVNLSKVEAAKEINLKKEAADPGFKDYSGIEVRGDKKKHLGKSPTVRTRLEKAKKEASEFNKAVKKEQALNKNKAPKNKGGPEK from the coding sequence GTGAGTGACATTGATGAACGTGCTGTAGATCTTGTAATTCAATCGAGCAAAATCTCAGCAAATGTAATTATCCAAGCTTTAAAAGACTCACAAAGAAAAGTTGGATACATTTACAAAGATATTCGTAAAGAACAAAAATATCAAAAAAGAAAGAAAAAAAATGCTCCGAAAACTGGAAAGCAAAAGCTAGATGAATTAAATCAACATGGAAGACAAACGGCATTTGTTCCAATTGATGATAAACAAGATCTATTAGAACTACAAAAAGAGCTTAAACGCTATTCAATTGATTTTAGCATCGTTAAAGAAGGCAATGAGACGTATCATGTCTTTTTCAAAACACAAGATACTGAGCGCTTTAATTTAGCTCTTGAGAAGGTGATTCAAGACTTTGATAAGAAAAATGCAGAGAAATTGACAAATGAATCAAAAGAAGTAGATCCGGAAGAGAAAAAAGTAGCGGCTGTTGATGATAAACAGGTCACCGATTCAAAAAATGAAGTTAAGGATGTGAAGGACCAAACAGATAAAGTAAACCTGTCTAAAGTTGAAGCTGCAAAAGAAATAAATTTAAAAAAAGAAGCTGCAGATCCAGGTTTTAAAGACTATTCAGGAATTGAAGTTAGAGGGGATAAAAAAAAGCATTTAGGAAAATCTCCGACAGTAAGGACTCGATTAGAAAAAGCCAAAAAGGAGGCGAGCGAATTTAATAAAGCTGTTAAAAAAGAACAAGCATTGAATAAGAACAAAGCTCCTAAAAATAAGGGAGGTCCGGAAAAATAA
- a CDS encoding SpaA isopeptide-forming pilin-related protein — protein MKNKSMLNKLWVKLTVAIMLTQLFIPSITAFADVVSNPPQETITQELEKEAIVDEENKETDLTKVSDVTENKDSEEKNSQTTVGENQNANDSPIVEKELPVFEVIESSTNEVIEPSSKIITFNENGTPMLDGEAFYKNEEQITKEDLAELMKQGGNTQSDGSTVLARSVRANVTIEYLGQVIYGYNVVGHFRVNGEDAFCIEHSKPTPPTGTPADDGLIYNDVNVRSALYYGWNGSENIFTDFAMGYTATSLVVSYYYTGVASGINTPEAQALMNKVASNPVPNPSASFSTSNPTVSIVNGQQRTENITLNADSRNVFKLPIPAGMTFNLVGGGTQTNTTVNIKGGDTFFLTANMSYTNNYATGALHGSMKKWQAVLTKPNDSSLQTLGRGGWFDPDFTLQFKATFFAREGWLNLVKKGNDTTQNIAGAQYQILQNNAVLQTVTTATDGTIKTKGLLPGNYQVKEIKAPNGYLLDKTVKTVIVRSNETTTVTFTNIAVLGQFVLFKQDAQTGNIAQGDASLVGAEFDIINSAGTVVDKVVIAPDGSEFKATSKPLPPGNYKRVETKAPVGYVLDPTPVPMELKYETQEIPLVTTTDRVNNQVILGKVEIQKYYELIVGGGHLSPEPGAEFTVTLKSSGVEYGRKETDAKGHVEFDKLPYGRYVVSQTKSLPGLIKVDDFEVEVTEDGATYFYAILNNTFTSPMKIVKADADTGKNVLVPGTLFEITIGDTDELYTETTHNISQFETNENGEILLFNKMPFGEYKLHEIKAPDGYVKNTEPMDFIINEESQENGLVTVTFKNKAQVSKITLTKTGEVLTDADKVETDYGTQYNPVYTQKPLEGAEFEFSAAEDIYTNDGTLRYSEFQVVDSGISDATGQIVTDPETKTFYPGKYYAVEKSAPNGYVVDPTTIPFEVVYEGEDIEISSTAVQAKNKLQELLVKIYKTEETIVTWENGEAVTEQVPADGKEFGIYARDAFTFDTNEVIPADGLMGLATTKDGVAAFQAKFPQGKFYVREVDAGVGHLLDETEYDFEFTAQNNVPVYEIGIWKDSVAYGNENLLKIARYSVENELARASVELTKIDDLDGKPLENVAFNLIHTDADGKETIVGEYKTDSEGKIKVENLPTGEYKFVETKPLDWYEANKEEYKFTVSPDNDGELIELNVVNKRKPLEITTLFATTVGGLKQVNPDVDNDLTDYIEVRGGKAGHEYYVDTVYRNSATGEAVSSSEFSFVSTGDAIQKLSTNLFLPKGTMKDGMSLTATHIFYEDKEKTKEIGREDDLTLKLQTVDFKTPKVGIKTKAHTGDGKTQTFTHGDIIDAYDNVDLTHEDVLDGTKRAFKAILVAVIPENGKTVERDIWESEKIDYIVNDQKFAQSVVTKVDTGSYPEGTSFYFKEIGYNEAGEKDTEHNFDGRDRNQSLTPVKKPLPLPQTGENNKIIFMIAGLVIVASVGAWFGLSTNKKKKEAKKQEEKQMNMALTYGYSGPESIFSTEDDQGKVYAATCLILSTIKYNYKFKSDLEEYKRLWEKIGLKDEDFSLSPN, from the coding sequence ATGAAAAATAAATCAATGTTAAACAAATTATGGGTAAAATTAACAGTAGCAATTATGCTTACTCAATTGTTTATCCCTAGTATAACAGCGTTTGCTGATGTGGTAAGTAATCCTCCACAAGAGACGATTACACAAGAACTTGAAAAAGAAGCAATCGTTGATGAAGAAAATAAGGAAACAGATTTAACTAAAGTTTCTGATGTAACTGAAAATAAAGATAGTGAAGAAAAAAATAGTCAAACAACCGTAGGTGAAAATCAAAATGCTAATGATAGTCCCATTGTTGAAAAAGAACTACCAGTTTTTGAAGTCATTGAATCATCTACAAATGAAGTAATTGAACCATCTTCAAAGATAATTACGTTTAATGAAAATGGAACTCCAATGCTCGATGGTGAAGCATTTTATAAAAATGAAGAACAAATAACTAAAGAAGATCTTGCTGAATTAATGAAACAAGGTGGTAATACACAATCTGATGGATCAACAGTATTAGCTCGTTCAGTTCGAGCTAATGTGACGATTGAATATTTGGGTCAAGTAATATATGGATACAATGTAGTTGGACATTTCCGCGTCAATGGTGAAGATGCTTTCTGTATTGAGCATTCTAAGCCAACTCCACCAACAGGTACACCTGCTGATGATGGTCTAATTTATAATGATGTAAATGTACGTTCTGCATTGTATTATGGTTGGAACGGTTCAGAAAATATTTTTACTGATTTTGCAATGGGATACACAGCTACTAGTTTGGTTGTAAGTTACTATTATACGGGTGTAGCTTCAGGAATTAATACCCCTGAAGCGCAGGCATTAATGAATAAGGTTGCTAGTAATCCTGTGCCAAATCCTTCAGCGAGTTTTTCAACTAGTAACCCAACTGTCTCTATAGTAAATGGTCAACAACGTACAGAGAATATCACTTTAAATGCTGATTCAAGAAATGTTTTCAAATTGCCTATCCCAGCTGGTATGACATTTAACTTAGTTGGTGGAGGTACTCAAACAAATACAACGGTAAATATTAAAGGTGGAGATACATTTTTTTTAACTGCCAATATGAGTTACACGAATAATTATGCTACAGGTGCATTACATGGTTCAATGAAAAAATGGCAAGCAGTTTTAACAAAACCAAATGATAGCAGTTTACAAACCTTGGGAAGAGGTGGATGGTTTGATCCAGATTTCACACTTCAATTTAAGGCTACCTTCTTTGCTCGCGAAGGTTGGCTAAACCTTGTTAAAAAAGGAAATGACACGACCCAAAACATTGCAGGCGCTCAATACCAAATTTTACAAAATAATGCAGTTTTACAAACAGTTACAACTGCTACAGACGGAACAATTAAAACAAAAGGATTGTTACCTGGAAACTATCAGGTAAAAGAAATTAAAGCTCCAAACGGATATTTACTTGATAAAACAGTGAAAACAGTAATTGTCCGTTCAAATGAGACGACTACAGTTACATTTACAAATATTGCTGTATTAGGTCAATTTGTATTATTTAAACAAGATGCACAAACAGGAAACATTGCTCAAGGGGATGCGAGTTTAGTAGGAGCCGAGTTCGATATTATCAATTCAGCTGGTACTGTTGTAGACAAGGTTGTAATCGCTCCAGACGGCAGTGAGTTTAAAGCGACATCAAAACCACTACCACCTGGAAACTACAAGAGAGTAGAAACGAAAGCCCCAGTAGGCTATGTATTAGATCCTACTCCAGTTCCAATGGAATTGAAATACGAAACACAAGAAATTCCATTAGTTACAACAACGGATAGAGTGAACAATCAAGTCATTTTAGGAAAAGTTGAGATCCAAAAATATTATGAATTAATTGTTGGTGGTGGTCACTTATCACCTGAACCAGGTGCTGAATTTACAGTCACTCTTAAATCTTCAGGTGTTGAGTACGGACGTAAAGAAACGGATGCAAAAGGACATGTTGAGTTTGATAAACTTCCGTATGGCCGTTATGTTGTAAGTCAAACTAAATCATTACCAGGCTTAATTAAAGTTGACGATTTCGAGGTAGAAGTTACCGAGGATGGAGCAACTTATTTTTATGCCATTTTAAACAATACGTTTACTTCACCAATGAAAATTGTGAAGGCAGATGCGGATACTGGTAAAAATGTATTGGTTCCAGGAACTCTTTTTGAAATTACAATTGGGGATACTGATGAACTTTATACAGAAACAACACACAACATTAGTCAATTTGAAACCAACGAAAACGGAGAAATTTTATTATTCAACAAAATGCCATTCGGTGAGTACAAATTGCACGAGATCAAAGCTCCGGACGGTTATGTAAAAAATACTGAACCTATGGATTTCATTATTAATGAAGAAAGCCAAGAAAATGGGTTAGTAACTGTTACGTTTAAAAACAAAGCACAAGTATCAAAAATTACGTTAACAAAAACTGGTGAAGTATTAACGGATGCTGACAAAGTTGAAACGGATTATGGTACACAATACAATCCAGTTTACACTCAAAAACCACTAGAAGGTGCTGAGTTTGAGTTCAGTGCTGCTGAAGATATTTACACTAATGATGGAACATTACGTTATTCAGAATTTCAAGTAGTCGATTCAGGCATTAGTGATGCAACTGGTCAAATTGTAACAGATCCAGAAACAAAAACATTTTATCCAGGGAAATACTACGCTGTTGAAAAGTCAGCGCCAAATGGATACGTTGTAGATCCTACTACTATTCCTTTTGAAGTGGTCTACGAGGGAGAAGATATTGAAATTTCTTCTACAGCTGTACAAGCAAAAAATAAATTGCAAGAATTATTAGTAAAAATCTATAAAACAGAAGAAACAATCGTAACTTGGGAAAATGGAGAAGCCGTTACAGAGCAAGTACCTGCTGATGGGAAAGAATTCGGTATATATGCTCGTGATGCCTTTACTTTTGATACGAATGAAGTCATTCCTGCAGACGGTCTAATGGGCCTCGCAACGACTAAAGATGGCGTTGCTGCATTCCAAGCGAAATTCCCACAAGGGAAGTTTTATGTGCGTGAAGTTGATGCTGGAGTAGGTCATTTATTAGACGAAACAGAATATGATTTTGAATTTACAGCACAAAACAATGTTCCAGTTTATGAAATTGGTATTTGGAAAGACAGTGTAGCGTATGGCAATGAGAACCTATTGAAAATTGCTAGATACTCTGTAGAAAACGAATTAGCTCGCGCTTCAGTTGAATTAACTAAGATCGATGATTTAGATGGAAAACCGTTAGAAAACGTCGCTTTTAATCTTATTCATACAGATGCAGATGGCAAAGAAACCATTGTTGGTGAATATAAAACGGACAGTGAAGGTAAAATTAAGGTAGAAAACTTACCAACTGGTGAGTACAAATTTGTGGAAACAAAACCACTTGATTGGTACGAAGCAAATAAAGAAGAATACAAGTTTACTGTTTCTCCGGATAATGACGGTGAATTAATTGAGTTAAACGTTGTAAACAAACGTAAACCTCTTGAAATTACGACATTATTTGCGACTACGGTAGGTGGTTTGAAACAAGTGAATCCTGATGTGGATAATGATTTAACGGATTATATTGAAGTTCGTGGTGGGAAAGCCGGTCATGAGTATTATGTAGACACAGTTTACAGAAACTCAGCTACTGGTGAAGCAGTAAGTTCTTCTGAATTCAGTTTTGTCTCTACAGGTGATGCTATTCAAAAACTATCAACGAACTTGTTTTTACCAAAAGGCACCATGAAAGACGGTATGTCTTTAACAGCGACTCATATTTTCTATGAAGATAAAGAAAAAACAAAAGAAATTGGACGTGAAGATGACTTAACACTTAAACTTCAGACAGTTGATTTTAAAACGCCAAAAGTTGGAATTAAAACTAAGGCTCATACGGGTGATGGTAAAACACAAACATTCACACATGGTGATATTATCGATGCTTACGATAACGTTGATCTTACTCACGAAGATGTGTTAGATGGAACGAAACGTGCATTTAAAGCGATTCTAGTTGCAGTTATTCCTGAAAATGGAAAAACGGTTGAACGCGACATTTGGGAATCAGAAAAAATTGATTATATCGTCAATGATCAAAAATTTGCACAATCTGTTGTAACAAAAGTAGACACTGGAAGTTATCCTGAAGGCACTTCTTTTTACTTTAAAGAGATTGGGTACAATGAAGCTGGCGAAAAAGATACCGAGCATAATTTTGACGGAAGAGATCGCAATCAAAGCTTAACTCCAGTTAAAAAACCTTTACCATTGCCACAAACAGGCGAAAACAATAAAATAATCTTTATGATTGCTGGTTTAGTGATTGTTGCTAGTGTTGGTGCTTGGTTTGGTCTTTCAACTAATAAGAAGAAAAAAGAAGCAAAAAAGCAAGAAGAAAAACAAATGAACATGGCGTTAACTTATGGTTACAGTGGTCCAGAAAGTATTTTTTCTACTGAAGACGATCAAGGAAAAGTTTATGCTGCAACGTGTTTAATTTTGAGTACGATTAAATACAACTATAAATTTAAGAGCGACTTGGAAGAATATAAACGATTATGGGAAAAAATAGGCTTAAAGGATGAAGATTTTTCTCTTAGTCCTAATTAA
- a CDS encoding PrgI family protein: MAIEVSVRKEIKSYQEKLIGGMSLRQAACATVAVAFSAGVGTINHFFIHWAIDDIGVVIMFLSIPILAVGWFKKEGMPFEKYMLIMWRYKGLANAYPFKNRKLEVEVVEAEDKKERKKRTEYGN; encoded by the coding sequence ATGGCAATAGAGGTTTCAGTAAGAAAAGAAATAAAGTCCTATCAAGAAAAATTGATAGGTGGAATGTCATTACGACAAGCGGCGTGTGCAACTGTAGCAGTTGCGTTTAGTGCTGGAGTTGGGACAATTAATCATTTTTTTATCCATTGGGCTATTGATGATATAGGAGTAGTGATTATGTTTTTATCTATTCCTATTTTGGCTGTTGGATGGTTTAAAAAAGAAGGGATGCCTTTTGAAAAGTATATGTTGATTATGTGGCGATATAAAGGATTGGCTAACGCTTATCCTTTTAAAAATAGGAAATTGGAGGTAGAAGTTGTTGAAGCTGAAGACAAAAAAGAACGTAAAAAACGAACAGAATATGGAAATTGA